The following proteins are encoded in a genomic region of Hymenobacter siberiensis:
- a CDS encoding pectate lyase, producing MKIPNVALKEIAAPKEPKGRDRIIVPAPGAVLWARFYELGTNRPIYVGRDSQVHYQLTEIENERRAGYLYAGTWPAELLAKDCPAWRKRVGAAAKK from the coding sequence ATGAAAATACCCAACGTAGCGCTGAAGGAGATTGCTGCGCCAAAAGAGCCCAAAGGCCGCGACCGCATCATCGTGCCCGCGCCCGGGGCCGTGCTCTGGGCCCGTTTCTACGAGCTGGGCACCAACCGGCCCATCTATGTGGGCCGCGACAGCCAGGTGCATTATCAGCTCACCGAAATCGAAAACGAGCGCCGCGCCGGCTACCTCTACGCCGGCACCTGGCCCGCTGAGTTACTGGCCAAAGACTGCCCCGCCTGGCGAAAGCGCGTGGGCGCCGCCGCGAAGAAGTAG